The Thalassotalea piscium sequence CAGTTTGGTTGTTAGTCTAGGATGAACTTTGCGCTATATGAGACATTAGGGCGTGTTAAACTTTTATTTTAGCCTCTGCTAACAATTTAAAGCTTACAGCCCCTAGTGCTTCAAAAATCAACACCATATAGTTATCAAAAGATTTCCTGATAAGCGTACACACCTTGGCTACCGCCTGTATGAAGAAACAAAATATTAGGCTTATCACTAAAGTAGCCTTTTCTACATAGGTCAATCATGCCCGACATTCCTTTACCTGTATATACGGGGTCTAGTATCAACCCTTCATGCTGCGCACATAAACGAACAGCTTCAATCATTTCCTCAGTAGCAATACCATAACCTTCACCGTAATAATGGCCATTAGCAACTACCCTGCCTTCGGCCAAATAAGGATCTAAACCCATTAAGGTTAAGGTTTGCGCTAATAACTCTGATACAAGTTTTACCTGTTCGTTACCAGAGCGACTTACGCAAATTCCTAGTACAGGAATATCTACACCCGCTTTAATTAACCCCGCTAACAACCCTGCTTGTGTGCCAGCACTGCCAGTGGCTAGCACAATTTGATCAATAGTTATTGCTTGTTCTTTTATTTGGTTTACTATTTCTTGCGCACAATGAACATAGCCAAGACTACCCAATGGGTTTGAACCACCCATAGGAATAAAGTAAGGTTTTTTCCCATTATTTTGTAACTTTGTCATCAAGTTATGGGCATATTCTGTACAGTTTTGCTCGTCAGATAAGCGATGAATAGAAGCTCCCAGTAACTTATCTAATAACATATTACCATTATGGTAAAAGTCTGATTTAGGCGTACCATGTACATCTTCTAATATTAATTTACAGTTCAAGCCAAATTTAGCCGCTGCCGCCGCAGTTTGCCTAGCATGATTAGATTGCATACCACCTACAGTTACTAGGGTATCTGCTTTATTGGCAAGCGCTGCAGCAACCAAATATTCTAATTTACGGGTTTTATTACCGCCACCTGCTAAACCTGTACAATCGTCGCGCTTTACATACAAGTTATGATTAAACAACGACGATAATCGAGGCATTGGCTCTAAAGGTGTAGGGCTATGAGAGATTATCACGCGAGGGATAGAGTTGAATGTAGACATAAATCAGCCTTTAATTGCGAGGGTCTGTTGAACTTTCAGTTTATAGCTCTGTTGCTCTTGAATAAGGTGTCAATCGAGGCGCTTAATGTAATATTTGGTTGTTCCAAATGCACATTAAGCAACAAAGAGTGAGGCTTTTTCAAGGCAAGCTAAAGGGCTATGGTTGTTTTTCAACCTAACTACGTTAAAAATAGATAAAGTAGAATAACTACATTGCACTATTTTCGTGTTGTTATCTTAAAAAATAACCTATAGCAGAGCCTAAAAGGAAAGATCAACAGACCCTAGAGTTACATTATTGTTATTAACATAAACTAAAAATACTATAAAATTCTTACAAACTTCTTATTTTGTAATAATTATTATTTGCTATATGATACTATTTTATTAACTTTAAAGAAAAACAGGAATAATAATGAAGCCAAGACGCTCCTTCTTAAAAGCAATAATCACTTCTGCTATTGCAACAAGTTTATTGCCAACTATAACTAATGCAAGCACAAGCAACCAGGCTCACTCAGCAACTAATTCGAATAAACTGATTAAGCCTAAACGTTTAAAAGCAGGAGACACTATTGGCTTAATTACACCAAGTAGTAATACATGGGAAGACGAAGAAATTCATTTTGCTATTGATGTTTTAAAATCGTTTGGCTTTAAAGTAAAGCAAGGTAAATATATTTTTGAGCGTAGTGGCTATCTTGCAGGTACCGACCAGCAAAGAGCTTGGGATATTAATGATATGTTCCAAGATAAAAACGTAGACGGTATATTTTGTTTACGTGGCGGCTATGGTTCACCGCGCATACTGCCTTATTTAGATTACAATTTAATAGCAAAAAACCCTAAGGCTTTTATCGGCTATAGCGATATAACAGCGCTACTCAATGCAATTTACGCGCGTACGGGATTAATGACCTTTCACGGCCCTATTGCTAAGCAAAATTTTAGTGAATACACACTTAAAAGCTTTAAAGATATTTTATTCTCTCCAAAGGCCAATATAGATCTTGGTACACCCCCATTATTTGAAGTAGCAGAAGGCCAAG is a genomic window containing:
- a CDS encoding D-cysteine desulfhydrase, with protein sequence MSTFNSIPRVIISHSPTPLEPMPRLSSLFNHNLYVKRDDCTGLAGGGNKTRKLEYLVAAALANKADTLVTVGGMQSNHARQTAAAAAKFGLNCKLILEDVHGTPKSDFYHNGNMLLDKLLGASIHRLSDEQNCTEYAHNLMTKLQNNGKKPYFIPMGGSNPLGSLGYVHCAQEIVNQIKEQAITIDQIVLATGSAGTQAGLLAGLIKAGVDIPVLGICVSRSGNEQVKLVSELLAQTLTLMGLDPYLAEGRVVANGHYYGEGYGIATEEMIEAVRLCAQHEGLILDPVYTGKGMSGMIDLCRKGYFSDKPNILFLHTGGSQGVYAYQEIF
- a CDS encoding S66 peptidase family protein, which encodes MKPRRSFLKAIITSAIATSLLPTITNASTSNQAHSATNSNKLIKPKRLKAGDTIGLITPSSNTWEDEEIHFAIDVLKSFGFKVKQGKYIFERSGYLAGTDQQRAWDINDMFQDKNVDGIFCLRGGYGSPRILPYLDYNLIAKNPKAFIGYSDITALLNAIYARTGLMTFHGPIAKQNFSEYTLKSFKDILFSPKANIDLGTPPLFEVAEGQAEKDNRLTLVSKGVAHGQLIGGNLSLMVKLVGTPFEPDYTNKILFLEDVEEAPYRVDGMLTHLKIAGRLNKLAGIVFGKCTDCKASGNSLSIEEVIKDRLGDLNIPVLKGLMIGHIDDNSTIPIGAMATLDANNKRLILTETAVS